The following coding sequences lie in one Spirosoma sp. KUDC1026 genomic window:
- a CDS encoding trimeric intracellular cation channel family protein: protein MFCQLTLETRIHWPIFVASASSWRSLTMTIWYLTDLVGTSVFAISGALSALRKKMYHDLFGIFFVAFLTAIGGGTVRDIIMGAYPIAWIRDPNYLIVIIASVVVAVFCRKWWLGLLHRPLLLFDTLGIGIYAILGMQKALAHGVNNWAAMLLGIISALFGRVIRDTLVNDLPVIFDRQLYATPCLAGVIVYQIGWSMQIDPTLNFIVSAGTITIFRLLAIRNNWSLPRINV from the coding sequence ATGTTCTGCCAGTTGACGCTGGAGACGCGGATTCACTGGCCTATTTTTGTAGCGAGTGCTTCAAGCTGGCGCTCGCTCACCATGACCATCTGGTATCTGACCGACCTAGTCGGCACGAGTGTTTTTGCTATTTCAGGCGCGCTCTCGGCCCTGCGCAAAAAAATGTACCACGATCTGTTCGGTATATTCTTCGTCGCGTTTCTGACGGCCATCGGCGGTGGAACAGTTCGCGATATCATCATGGGAGCGTATCCGATTGCCTGGATTCGCGACCCTAACTACCTGATCGTCATTATTGCCAGCGTTGTCGTGGCCGTCTTCTGCCGGAAGTGGTGGCTGGGTCTGTTGCACCGCCCCCTGCTGCTTTTCGATACGCTGGGGATTGGCATTTACGCTATTCTCGGGATGCAGAAAGCGCTGGCACACGGCGTTAACAACTGGGCGGCTATGCTGCTGGGCATTATCTCAGCGCTCTTCGGTAGGGTTATTCGGGATACTTTGGTCAACGATTTGCCGGTTATTTTCGACCGGCAGCTGTATGCTACGCCCTGCCTGGCCGGCGTCATTGTTTACCAGATTGGCTGGTCGATGCAGATTGATCCCACGCTGAACTTTATCGTTTCGGCTGGCACGATCACCATCTTTCGCCTGCTCGCCATCCGCAACAACTGGTCGCTGCCCCGCATCAATGTGTAG
- a CDS encoding Lrp/AsnC family transcriptional regulator, whose product MIGFAKVQPNFVRLPTFRNFMDALDDTDKKLLRLLQQDAKLTTKELAAQLGLTLSPVYERIKRLEGLGFIKQYVAVLDKGMLGQPITTFCQVSMRYHDKAFIDKFEEEVQKLEEVQECYHMAGQVDFLLKIHVGSLSDYHDFVKYKLSQIENIGVLNSTFVLKEIKHNLGYHIPE is encoded by the coding sequence ATGATCGGCTTTGCCAAAGTCCAGCCTAACTTTGTCCGATTACCGACCTTCCGCAATTTTATGGACGCTCTGGACGATACCGACAAGAAACTCCTGCGCCTGCTCCAGCAGGACGCCAAGCTGACTACGAAAGAGCTGGCTGCTCAGCTGGGACTGACGCTCTCGCCCGTTTATGAGCGAATCAAACGGCTGGAAGGTCTTGGCTTCATCAAACAGTACGTAGCGGTGCTGGACAAAGGCATGCTGGGGCAACCCATCACGACGTTCTGCCAGGTGTCTATGCGCTACCACGACAAAGCGTTCATCGACAAGTTTGAGGAGGAAGTACAAAAACTGGAAGAAGTACAGGAATGCTACCACATGGCCGGTCAGGTTGATTTTCTGCTCAAAATCCACGTGGGTAGCCTGAGCGATTACCATGATTTCGTGAAGTACAAACTGTCTCAGATCGAGAACATCGGCGTGCTGAACAGTACGTTCGTGCTGAAGGAAATCAAGCACAATCTGGGATACCACATTCCCGAATAA
- a CDS encoding amidohydrolase, translating into MKYGISLLGGVLIMPLLLFGQAKKVKSTDSRLDKLKAEAVAAVEANKVQAQQINDMLFSFSELGFQEEESFKYLTNLLEKEGFTVQKGVSGIPTAWIATWGSGKPLIAVGSDIDCIPKASQKPGVAYKDPIVEGAPGHGEGHNSGQALNIVAVLAVKKLMEREKIPGTLMLWPGVAEELVGTKAFYVRDGYFKDVDACIFTHVGNNLAVSWGDNGNNGLVSVKFNFEGQAAHAAGAPWRGRSALDAVELMNIGWNFRREHLELTQRSHYVVSDGGDQPNVVPSKAAVWYYFRERTYPKIKKLFETGVKIAEGAAMMTDTKFTYEILGSAWPVHTNRPIAAAMYDNIKKVGLPTWSDDDQLLARASQLELQAPKAEGLAMKLDSVGLPTSSAPVVMMGGQAMTPMGGGSDDIADISWSLPTVVLRYPSNIPGLPGHHWANAISMATPIAHKGIVAGAKAEAMTLLDMLMKPEIIKEAWAYYKDEQTKDIKYEPLITSKEKPAIYLNQKIMAEFKPKLEPFYYDPGKYKTYLEQLKITYPTVRDDQREAVKKQIAKEKSTAAKLSSSRSGE; encoded by the coding sequence ATGAAGTATGGAATAAGTTTACTTGGAGGGGTATTGATAATGCCACTGCTGTTGTTTGGGCAGGCAAAGAAAGTTAAGTCTACCGATAGCCGGCTCGACAAGCTCAAAGCCGAAGCCGTGGCCGCCGTCGAAGCCAACAAAGTACAGGCGCAGCAGATCAACGATATGTTGTTCAGCTTCTCCGAACTGGGTTTCCAGGAGGAAGAGTCATTCAAATATCTGACGAATCTGCTCGAAAAAGAAGGGTTTACAGTACAGAAAGGAGTTTCGGGTATTCCGACGGCCTGGATCGCTACGTGGGGATCAGGCAAACCGCTGATCGCTGTTGGGTCGGACATTGACTGCATTCCGAAAGCCAGCCAGAAACCCGGTGTTGCCTACAAAGATCCGATTGTGGAAGGGGCACCCGGCCACGGCGAAGGCCACAACTCCGGCCAGGCGCTCAACATCGTGGCGGTGCTGGCGGTCAAAAAATTGATGGAACGCGAGAAAATTCCTGGTACGCTGATGCTCTGGCCCGGCGTTGCCGAAGAACTCGTCGGCACCAAAGCGTTCTACGTACGGGATGGCTATTTCAAAGATGTGGACGCCTGCATTTTTACCCACGTCGGTAACAACCTGGCCGTGTCGTGGGGCGACAACGGGAATAACGGTCTGGTATCCGTAAAATTCAATTTTGAAGGGCAGGCGGCTCACGCGGCCGGTGCCCCCTGGCGCGGACGTAGTGCCCTGGATGCCGTCGAGCTGATGAACATCGGCTGGAACTTCCGGCGCGAACATCTCGAACTAACCCAGCGCTCGCACTACGTTGTGTCGGACGGGGGCGATCAGCCGAACGTAGTGCCGTCGAAAGCGGCTGTCTGGTACTACTTCCGCGAGCGAACCTATCCCAAGATCAAGAAACTGTTCGAGACGGGCGTGAAGATTGCCGAAGGGGCGGCCATGATGACCGATACCAAATTCACCTATGAAATTCTGGGGTCGGCCTGGCCGGTACATACCAATCGTCCGATTGCGGCTGCTATGTACGACAACATCAAAAAGGTGGGTCTGCCCACCTGGTCGGATGACGACCAACTGCTGGCCCGGGCCTCGCAGCTGGAGCTACAGGCGCCCAAAGCCGAAGGGCTGGCCATGAAACTGGATTCGGTTGGCTTGCCTACCTCGTCGGCTCCGGTGGTGATGATGGGTGGTCAGGCCATGACCCCGATGGGCGGTGGCTCCGATGACATTGCCGACATCTCGTGGTCGCTGCCAACGGTGGTGTTACGTTACCCCAGCAACATTCCGGGACTACCGGGTCACCACTGGGCCAACGCGATTTCGATGGCCACGCCCATCGCGCACAAAGGAATTGTGGCTGGGGCAAAGGCCGAAGCCATGACGCTGCTGGACATGCTCATGAAACCCGAGATCATCAAGGAGGCCTGGGCGTATTACAAAGATGAGCAGACGAAAGATATCAAGTACGAGCCGCTCATTACGTCGAAAGAGAAGCCTGCTATCTATCTCAACCAGAAGATCATGGCCGAGTTCAAACCGAAGCTGGAGCCATTCTACTACGATCCAGGCAAATACAAAACGTACCTGGAACAACTGAAAATTACGTACCCAACCGTGCGTGACGATCAGCGGGAAGCGGTGAAAAAACAGATTGCCAAAGAAAAATCGACGGCGGCTAAGCTTTCCTCGTCGCGGTCGGGCGAATAA